The Balneolales bacterium ANBcel1 DNA segment TACAGACAGTTTGTGATCTGCTTTCATTCACCCGACTCCCGGATCACAGCGATTCATAAAAACCAGTAAGGTAGTACATTACATATGCGTTATCCCCTTATCATACTATTGATTATGGCAACAGCCGGTACGGCACTGGCACAACAGCAAAAGCGGATTGCCGACCAGATTGTGGCCGTAGTCAACAACCATATCATCCTCAAGTCCGATGTCGACCAGCGCATGTTCGAGTTCATGCAGCAGCAACAAATCCGTGAATTCGACGAAGCCATCTGGTACCATGTACTCGAGTCGATGATCGATAACTACGTTCTGGTTGAAAAAGGAAGAATTGACTCGGTTGTCGTGAGTGACGCCGAGGTGGAGCGGCAGCTTGATGACCGAATACAGCAGTTGGTCAGACAAGTGGGCAGCGAACGGGAACTGGAGCGGGCTTTTGGTCAGCCTATCGTTGAAATCAAGGCCGAGTATGCCGATGAATTCCGCAGAGAGATGCTGGTAAACCGTGTTCGGCAAAGCCGACTGGAGCGCATCAACATAACCCGGCCCGAGGTGGTCGAATTCTTTGAAAGCATACCTACGGATTCCCTGCCCGTAATTCCCGAGTCGGTAGCACTGTCACAGATAACCGCAATCCCGCCGCCGAAACCTGATGCCAGGGAGAATGCCCGCCGGCTTGCGGAGCAGTTGCGGGACTCCCTGATCAACCACGGCGCAAGCATGGAGGAGCTGGCCATGCGCCACAGTGACGGCCCGACAGCCAGCCGCGGCGGGGGCTTGCCGATGGTTTCGACCAGCGATCTGCTCCCGGAATACGCCGCAGCTGCCGCAGCCCTGGAGCCCGGTGAAATTTCGGAAGTCGTCAATACCCGCGAAGGCCTGCACATCATCCGCCTGAACGAGCGTAGCGGGCAGAACATTTCCACACACCATATCCTTATTACGGTCGATGAAGTGGAGCTTGACGAAGAGTTTGCTATTGAAAAACTTACGGCGATAAGGGACAGTGTGATGCACCACGACAGGTCCTTTGCCGAAATGGCGCGCAAACATTCCGAGGATCCCAATACCGCGCCGGCCGGCGGACGCCTTATGAACCCGCGTACCGGACAGCGCAGTATTCCCGTCAACGAACTCGATGCTTCTTTGTACAGGCTGGTCATGCTGCTGGATGAAGTCGGAGATATCTCCCCGCCGCGGTCATACCGGTACGGAGAGGAGGAACGAACAGCCTACCGCATTGTTAAACTGAACAACCGCATCGAAGAGCACAGAGCCAACCTGGAACAGGATTATTCGCTGATAAGAAGCTTTGCCCTTCAGAATAAACAGCAGCGGGTCATGGAGGAGTGGATGGACCGGCTTCGCAATGAAATGTATGTCGAGTACCGTATCTCCGTGCCCGATACCGACCTGGATATGGATCTGACACCTCCCATTCCGGAGAGCCCGGAGGATATACCTGACGATCAGCCTGTGCAGCAGCCAATGCCTCAACAGCCGCCTCCGTAATTGCCTTCCACTCTGTGAGCAAGGGAAGTCCATTTCGGAAAGAGACTCCGGCCCTGTTTGCCGAAGTGCAGCTTTCGGCTTCTTTTTGTGCAACCTGGCCGCGAACCATACCCGAAGCTGCCTGAAGTGCACCAGACACCGGACAGGCCCCGAACTCTGTAACTACGAAATATAAACCACTTCTTATATGCCTAAGCAACCTGATTTCAGCAATGTAGAAATGGCCGAGTCATTCAGAAACCACTTTCAAACCCTGCGTGATGAAATCGGGAAAGTGGTTGTCGGACAGAATGATATCGTTGAACAACTGCTGATCAGCCTGTTTTCGCAGGGGCACTGTATCCTCGTCGGTGTACCCGGCCTGGCCAAAACCCTGCTCATTCGCACGCTCTCTCAAAGTCTGAGCCTTTCTTTCAACCGAATCCAGTTTACTCCGGATTTGATGCCTGGCGATATTACCGGTACCGAAATTCTCGAAGAGGACCATTCCAGCGGCAAAAAAGTGTTTCGCTTCATTCACGGTCCCCTGTTTGCCAATATCATCCTTGCCGATGAAATCAACCGGACACCTCCCAAAACCCAGGCGGCACTGCTCGAATCGATGCAGGAGTACCATGTCACTGCCGGCGGTCAGCGCCACGATCTGGACAAGCCGTTTTTTGTGCTGGCAACGCAGAACCCGATCGAGCAGGAAGGAACCTATCCGTTGCCGGAAGCACAACTTGACCGTTTCATGTTCAATCTCTGGCTCGATTACCCGGCATTCCAGGAGGAACTGGATATC contains these protein-coding regions:
- a CDS encoding MoxR family ATPase — translated: MPKQPDFSNVEMAESFRNHFQTLRDEIGKVVVGQNDIVEQLLISLFSQGHCILVGVPGLAKTLLIRTLSQSLSLSFNRIQFTPDLMPGDITGTEILEEDHSSGKKVFRFIHGPLFANIILADEINRTPPKTQAALLESMQEYHVTAGGQRHDLDKPFFVLATQNPIEQEGTYPLPEAQLDRFMFNLWLDYPAFQEELDIVSQTTAPRHVEVNPVLDAGQIMAYQKLVREVPVPDSVLEYAVRLVSRTRPKTADAPDFVNKYMSWGAGPRASQYLIIGGKTRALAQGRFNVTEDDIRHLSIPVLRHRVVTNYAAEAEGHTTIALIERLLDHSG
- a CDS encoding peptidylprolyl isomerase encodes the protein MATAGTALAQQQKRIADQIVAVVNNHIILKSDVDQRMFEFMQQQQIREFDEAIWYHVLESMIDNYVLVEKGRIDSVVVSDAEVERQLDDRIQQLVRQVGSERELERAFGQPIVEIKAEYADEFRREMLVNRVRQSRLERINITRPEVVEFFESIPTDSLPVIPESVALSQITAIPPPKPDARENARRLAEQLRDSLINHGASMEELAMRHSDGPTASRGGGLPMVSTSDLLPEYAAAAAALEPGEISEVVNTREGLHIIRLNERSGQNISTHHILITVDEVELDEEFAIEKLTAIRDSVMHHDRSFAEMARKHSEDPNTAPAGGRLMNPRTGQRSIPVNELDASLYRLVMLLDEVGDISPPRSYRYGEEERTAYRIVKLNNRIEEHRANLEQDYSLIRSFALQNKQQRVMEEWMDRLRNEMYVEYRISVPDTDLDMDLTPPIPESPEDIPDDQPVQQPMPQQPPP